Within Oceanidesulfovibrio indonesiensis, the genomic segment GTTCACCGAGGAGTCGCATGAAGTCACGTCTGGCAATACTTCTCTCCATCATGACTCTGACCGCGGCAGTGCTCTGGACCTCTACCGTCCTGGCCGCAACTTGCGCGGATATTCTGAAGAACGGCCGTCGCTTCGACGCCGTGGTCACGGCATCCAGTGGAAGATTGCTTTCCCGCGGACCGTTCGCTGTCACCGAGATCCGTACGGGCAACGAGGGGGAGCTCGTGTTTTCTGCTGCTTATACGCCGGAAAGCGCAGCCCCCATGCAACTGAGCGGCCTGGTGCGTGACGGCAAGGTTTCCATGATCGTGGACGACAGCGTGTTGCCGGAAGACACGGGCCATCCGGCCTGGTTGGGCGGCTGCTCGGAAACCGGCATCACCGGGCGCATCGGTGGCGATGAGCGGTTCGAGCTCCTGCCCATAACGACAACCGATAGCGAGCCGGCGGAGGACAACGCCAAGGCCACGCAACCCGCCAGGGACAAAGACTACTGGCCGGCCGCCGCGGAAGCACCCATCATCATACCGGAACCCGAAGACATCTTGCCGCCGGAGTCCAATGCGAGCGAGCAGCACGGAGTCGATACGCTGCCGGAATTGCCGCGCCCCGATGCCGACAACGAAACAGGCCTCGCGACGGGTGAGGACGAAGACCCCGTGGCCCGGGCCCTGCGCGAGCTTGCCGCAGAGAGCAACGCAACCACGTCCGCCGAACCGTCTCCCCATGCGGACGGCTACGCCATTCGCAACGAAACGACACCGGATGCCGAGGGCAAGGATCTTGCGGACTCCGGGGCAAACGCGACTTTCGACATGGCCGAAGCAGACTGCCGGTACCTGCCGCGCTTCGTGTTTCAGGACGAGTTCCCGAGCATGAGGCTCTCGCCCATCCACTCCACCTCGGCGGACATTCCGGGCGAGGGGCGCGTGTGCTTCCTGACCCTGCAGGCTGGTGAAGGGAGCGAGGCTGATGTGGATTTTGCTTTTTACACGGGCGCGGGACCATTGGCCATCATGCGCGGGCCGGGCATCCCGGTCACGGTCCGCGGCCTGAGCCTGCGGGATCTGAGCGGCGACAATGCGCCCGAGGTCATCGCCGTGATGCAACGCACGGACGGCGGCTACGAGAACCGCGTCTACTGGTCGGAAAAGAAGGCCAAGGGCTTCGTGTGGGTGGATGATCCGGCGGTGAACCGCCACGTGTCCGGAGAATCCTCGGTGGACGGGGTCATCGCAATCATCACCGGCGAAAAGATCTCCACAGTCTCGGCCGGAAACAATGACGCCGTGTCGTCAGAATCCCAGTACTCCGCGCCGCGGGAGCAATCCTTGACGCCCGAGCCCATTCAGCGCGAGCGCGCCACGCCGCCGAGCTGGGTACAGGCAGGGGACTTCCGCGTGGGCGATGTTATGGACCTGACCGGCCGGTTCGCGCGCGCCCCCGGAGGCCTGCTGTTCAACACGCACGGCAGCGTGCTCGACACAGTCTACGTGGTGGATGCCATGCCGCCGGACGACGAGGCGCGGCTCGGCGAACTCACCCGCCGTGACAGCCGCATCGCCGCCGAGGTCATGCAGCTGGAAACGCGCGAGGGCAAGCGCGTGGTGCGCATCCAGGTGCTGCAGGTGCAGTAACCGAGGGCTTTGCCCCTTGAAATTCCCACCAGCACCGCTCCCTGAACCCAGTAATGGGGCCCGGGACCAATGGTCCCCGACCGCAGGAGGCATCCTTCCCAACCATGAAAAAAGCCCCCGCCGTGAGGCAGGGGCTTTTCTTATCTGCATGAATTACAACGAAGCTCAGCGCTTGGCCGTCACGTAGAGCTCGCCGCCGTGACTGTCGTTGATCACGGTGACAGGGAACTCGTCCACGGTGAGTGCGCGGATGGCCTCGGGCCCGAGGTCCTCGTACGCAACGATTTCGGCCGCCTTGATCTTCTGCGAGAGCAGCGCGCCAGCGCCGCCGGTGGCGCCGAAGTACACGGCGGTATTGTCTTTCAGCGCCTGCTTGACTTCGTCGTTGCGGCGTCCCTTGCCGATGGATGCCTTGAGCCCCAGGGAGTGGAGCCGCGGCGCGTAGGCGTCCATGCGGTAGCTCGTGGTGGGGCCTGCCGAGCCGATGGGCCGTCCGGGCGGCGGGGGGGTGGGCCCAACGTAATAAACAATGGCCCCCTTGAGGTCGAAGGGCAGCTCCTCGCCGCGGTCCAGAGCGTCCACAAGGCGTTTGTGCGCAGCATCGCGGGCGGTGTAGATGGTGCCGGAGATGAAAACGACATCGCCGCTTTTGAGCTGCGTCACGTCCTCGTCCGTAAGCGGGGTGGTGAGGTGGTACTCGGCCATCAGAGGGTCACCTCCTTGTGCCGCGCGGAATGGCACTGGATGTTCACGGCCAGTGGAAGGCTGGCCAGGTGGACAGGAGCCATGGCGATCTTCACGGCCAGGCAGGTGGTCTTGCCGCCCAGGCCCATGGGGCCGATGCCCAGATCGTTAATCAGCCCGAGCAGCTCATTTTCCTTGGCTGCGATTTCAGGATCGGGGTGGGTATCGTCCAGCTCGCGGAGCAGCGCCTTCTTGGAGAGGATGGCGGCGTTCTCGAAGGTGCCGCCGATGCCGATGCCAACGAGGATTGGCGGGCAGGGGTTGGGGCCTGCCTCGGCTACGCGGTCCAGGATGAAGTTCTTGATGCCCTCAAAGCCCTGAGAGGGGGCGAGCATGGTCACGCGAGACATGTTTTCGCTGCCGCCGCCCTTGGCCATGAAGGAGATCTTCAGGGATTCGCCCGGCACGAGGTCGAAGTGGATGATGGCCGGGGTATTGTCGCCGGTGTTGGCGCGGGTGAAGGGGTCGCAGGCGGACTTGCGCAGGAAGCCCTCGGCATAGCCCTTGCGCACGCCCTCATTGATGGCGTCGCGAATGCCGCCTTCCACCACGAGGTTTTCGCCCACCTCCACGAAGAGCACGGCCAGGCCGGTGTCCTGGCACAGGGGCAGGCCGGATTCCTCGGCCAGGTCCGCGTTCTCCAGAAGCTGGCGGAACACTTCCCTGGCCACGGGGTTGTCCTCGTTGGCCTGGGCCGCCTCGAAGGCGCGGCGAACGTCGGCCGGGAGGTATCGGTTGGCGTCGATGCACAGCTTGGCCACGGCGTCGACGACCGTATCACGCTGGATAGTACGCATCCATACCTCCTAAGGAAGTTGCGGGTTCTTGGGACCCTTGCGGCCAATGGCTGTGAGGGCCGCCTTGCGGCGCAGGTAGCCGAGCTGATCCTGCAGGGGCAGCTCCTTGGGGCAGACGTCCTCGCAGGCGAGCAGGCCCATGCAGCCGAAGATGCCCTGGTCATTGCCGATGACCTCGAAATACTCGGCGTCGGTCCGTTTGTCGCGCGGGTCGATGATGAAACGGGCAAGACGATTCAGCGAGACGGCGCCGAGGAAGTCCTGGCGCATGCGGGCCGTGCCGCAGGCCGCCACGCAGCAGCCGCATTCGATGCAGCGGTCCAGCTCGTAGATGGCGTTGGCCACGTCGTTTTCCATGCGCTCTTCCTGCTCATTCGGGTCGAAGTCCAGGTCCGTGTGAATCCAGGACTCCACGCGCTGGTACATCTCGCGGAACCAGGTGCCGGTGTCTACGGAAAGGTCGCCCACCAACTTGAAGAACGGCAGCGGCAGCAGGGTGATCTCCGAAGGGTAGTCGGCGGTCTTGGTGTGGCAGGCCAGGGTGGGCCGGCCGTTGACGACCATGGCGCAGGAGCCGCACACGCCGGCGCGGCAGCAGAAGTCGAACTGCAGGGATGCGTCCTGTTCCTCACGAATGCGGTTGAGCGCGATGAACAGGGTCATGGACTCGGTTTCGTCCAAAACGAAGGTGTCCATGTGCGGCGCATCGGCAGGGTCCTGCGGGTTGTAGCGGAAGACTTTGAATGTGAGCGTTCTGGCCATGGCTACTTTTCCTCTTTCGCTGCATCACGGGGGATGATCTTGCCGCCTCCGTAGCCGCGTTCGCCAGGAGGTATCGTATAGACAGGGGAGGCTTCCTCATAGGTCAGGTTGGGCAGGGATGCGCCATCCTTCCACGTGGCGAGGGTGCGGGAGAGCCAGTCGCGGTCGTTGCGCTCCGGGAAATCCTCGCGAGTGTGTGAGCCGCGGCTTTCGGTGCGCAAGAGCGCGCCGTAGGTCACACACAGGGCGAGACGGACCATGCCGGGCATTTTCAGCGCCAGGGCCAGCTCCGGATTTGCGCCCACGCCGCTGGTCTTCAGGCCGATCCTGTTGGCGCGCTCGTGGATCTCCTGCAACTCGCCCACGCCGCGCTCCAGGTCGTCGCCGTTGCGGTATATGCCGGCCGCGTATTCGAGCACGTCGAACATGGCCTCGCGCACGTCAAAAACGTTCTCGCTGCCGTTCTCGCCGTTGATGAGCGCTTCGATGCGTTCCTGGTCCCTGGCCACCTGGTCACGCACCACGCCTGTAGGGAAGCTGACTTCGCTGCCTTTGAGGTACTCGACGATCTTCTGACCAACGATGCCGCCGGCAACGACGGTCTCTGCCAGGGAGTTGCCGCCCAGGCGGTTGAAGCCGTGCATGTCCCAGCAGGCAGCCTCTCCGGCGGAGAAAAGGCCGGTCAGGCCGTAAGCGTGGCCGTCCCTGTTGGTGCGCACGCCGCCCATGGAATAGTGCTGTGTGGGGCGTACGGGAATGAGGGCGTTTACGGGGTCGATTCCCAGGAAGTATTGGCATATCTCGTCCACCTCGCGCAGCTTGGTGCGGATGTGCTTCTCGCCCAGGTGGCGGATGTCCAGCCAGAGGTGGTCGCCGTAGGGTGTGGAAACGCCCTTGCCCTTGCGCATGTGTTCGGTCATCCGGCGGGAAACCACGTCGCGGGAGGCTAGCTCGGCCTTCTCCGGCTCGTAGTCGGGCATGAAGCGGTGGAGGTCCTTGTCCAGCAGAGTTCCGCCGTCGCCGCGGCAGCCTTCGGTCACCAGGATGTCGGTGGGTACGATGCCGGTGGGGTGGAACTGGACGGCCTCCATGTTGCCCAGGGGCACCATGCCGGTGTCCAGGGCCGCGATGTGCGCGCCGCCGTCGTTGATGACGGCGTTGGTGGAGTTTCTGTAGATGCGGCCGAATCCGCCCGAGGCGATGAGGGTGGCGCGGGCCAGGTAGACGACCAGCTCGCCGGTGCGCAGGGAGCGGGCCACGGCTCCCAGGCAGTTTTCGCCGTCGTGGATCAGGCTGATGACCTCGGTGCGGTCGTGGACCTGCACGCCCAGCTGGGCGGCGCGGTTGTCCATGGTGTAGAGCACTGAGTGGCCGGTGCCGTCCGAAGCGTAGCAGGTGCGCCACTTGGCCGTGCCGCCGAAGGCGCGGGCGTGGATGAGGCCGCGGTTCTCCTCAAGCTCTTCCTTCTCAAAGGGCTTGCCGCCCTTGTAGTAGGTGTGCACGCCGGGCTCGACGCGGTTCCACGGCACGCCCCAGTGGGCAAGACGGCGCATCTCCACCGGCGCGGTCTCGGCGAAGAGCCAGGCGACATCCTGGTCGCAGCCCCAGTCCGAGCCTTTGACGGTGTCCTGGAAATGGACGTCCGGGCAGTCGCCTTCGCCCATGGCGCAGTTGCCGAGGGCAGCCTGCATGCCGCCCTGGGCGCAGCAGGAGTGGGAGCGACGGGCGGGAACCAGGGAGAGGCAGATGACCTCGAACCCGGCGCCGGCGGCCTCCACGGCGCAGCGTTCGCCGGCCAGACCCGCGCCGATGCACAGCAGATCGGTGTAGAGTGTCAGCATGGGGATCTCCTTAGCCAGCGGCCGGCGAGAGGGTGAGGAAGCGGATCAGCGTGACGAAGCCGATGACCAGGAAAGCGATGAGCAGCCCGCGCTCGATCTTCTTGCCGTTGGACCGATTGCCGCGTTTGATGAACCCCCACTTCACGCCGATGCGGTAGAATCCGATGGAGACGTGCAGTTCCACGAGAGGCAGCAGAACAAGGTAAAACAGGAGCCAGGGCCAGTGCTGGATGCGCGCGGCGCTCTTGGCGGCGGTGATGGGCAGGTCCGTAAGCACGACCCACATGTGCGCGGCGCCCATGATGAGGATGATCATTGCGGAGACGGCCTGGATGACCCACAGCCAAGTATCCCCATGGTGCAGCATGCGCGAGTGCTTGACGAAGACTTTCTGCTGGTCGAGCCGGAATGGCACCTTGCGAGCAGCGAGGACGAAGTGGACGAGGAAAAGGAACCCGATGATAGGGCCGCCGACCTGAGCGAGACCGTTCCGTTCGAAGAAATCGGCGATGGCGTTCATTGCGCCAGGGCCGATGATCACGCTCGAGACGAGGATCATGTGGGACCACATGAAGAGGATGAGAAAGGCGCCGGTGAGCATCTGGGCCCAATCCATATAGGCCGCAGTCTTGCTCGATACCTTCGCAGGCATGGCGCTGTCCATCGCTGTGTGAGCCATGAGGCTACCTCCAGTGCAACAGTTTCGACATCATATGGGCATCGTTAACGTGATAGCATTGGAACGAAACATCGCGCAGGAGCACGCCCGGACGTTTGTCCAGAAAAGTAGACAAATCGGCGCACTGAATACTTGATGATACAAAAGAACGAATGACACGAAGTCCGGGAAGGATGTAAACTAAACGCGTCTCCATGTCCATTGATCATACCTGGCCGGTGCTGTTAGGCGCCAGATCCGGCGCCTTGTGAAAAGGAGAACCGTAATGAAAACAAAAGATTCCACACACCTCCACAAAGCGAGCGCCATGCGGGAGATGGCCGAGAAGGCCGAACAGTGGGAAGCTGGGGATTCCGGGCTGGACGAGGCCGAGCTCAAAGCCCGCATCGAATCCGTGGATGCGGAGGGGGCAATGCCGGAACCGCTCGCTTCGGCCCTTGGCGCGCTCTCCGGGGGCCTGCGCGCCGGCTACGACGCCATTCACGGCAACGCCCCGGAACCGGAAGTCGGAGAATCCGGCGAGGCCGAAGACGCGTGAGCCGCCGGGTGCGGGCCGGGAATGCGAGGGCGCCTCGAAATTCCGATCCAGGGTGTTCCTGGCGAGGATCGCGGCTCAGTCGTCGACTTCGATGGACAGGCCCACCGGGCAGTGGTCCGAGCCCAGCACGTCTGTGGCGTGCCAACAATCCTTCACGCGGTTGGCCAGGTCCTCGGTCACGAAGAAGTAGTCGATGCGCCACCCCACGTTGCGCTCGCGCGCGTTGCGCCACGGCGCCCACCACGTGTAATGGCCCGGGCCGTCGTTGAACATCCGGAAGCAGTCCACCCAGCCCCGGGCGATGAACTTGTCCAGCCACTCGCGCTCCACCGGCAGAAAGCCGGAGGTCTTTTCGTTGCGGTCCGGATGGGCCAGATCGATCGGCGTATGCGCCGTGTTCACGTCTCCGCATAAAACGATCGGCTTGGATTTCCGCAGAGTTTCGGCATATTCCAGAAAGGCGTCATAGTACTCCAGCTTGAACCTGAGTCGCTCCTCGTCCTTCTGGCCGTTGGGAAAGTAGACGCCTACGGCGTAGAAAGCCGGATACTCCAGGAGCACGAGCCGGCCCTCGCCCTGGAACCGCTCGTCCGGCAGCCCGGTGGAGACCGAAAGCGGCGGCTTGCGATGCAGCGCGGCCACGCCAGAATAGCCTTTCTTGACCCGCGCCGGATTCCAGATGCCGGTGTAGCCAACCGGGTGGCGCGACTCCTCGTCCAGCTGTTCGGGCAATGTCTTGATTTCCTGCAGAAAGACCGCGTCAGCATCCGAATCGGCGAGCCAGTCGGCAAAGCCCTTTTTCCAGATGGCGCGGTAGCCGTTCACGTTCCAGGAGTAGAATTTCCAGATGGCCATGCCCCTTTGTACAGACTGACGCGTGCGGACGCCAGCCCTGAGGGCGAAAGGCTTGGTGCGGAGTCGACCCTCGAAAAGGAAGACGGGCCGCCGAAACCGTTCCGGCGGCCCATCTTCAGGCGGAAGGAGGTGAGGCTCACTCTCTACATGGAGATGGTTACATGGGCCGGGGGCCGATGCCGCCGGGGCGCATCGTCATGGGCTGATGCTCCTCGGCCGGGACGAGTCGGCCGTCGCGGGTGAGAACCATGTCCTTGATGGCGACATTCTTGCCCGAGAGTTCGGCCGCCTTGTGCGCGATGGTGGACAGGCCAGTGCAGCAGGGCACTTCCATGCGCACCACAGTGACCTCGCTGGGCTCAGCCGCGTGGAACAGGGCGGCGAGTTTGTCCAGGGTGGCCTGCGGGTCCTCGAACTTGGGGCAGGCGATTGCCACGGCCTTGCCCGGCAGAAGATCGCCGTGCAGGGCCGGGTGGGCCACCGGAGCGCAATCCGCCGCGAGCAGCAGCCTGGAACCCTGTGGGAAAGGCGGATTCTGCGGGTTCATCAGCCGCAGCTTCACGGGCCAGTGCTCCAGGGCGGACTCGAACGTGCCGGGAGCCTGTCCGGCGCCGGTCTTCTGCACCGCGCCGGCTGCGGCGCCGGGGCACCCGCCGGTGGGAGCGGGGCGCTCGATGCGTCCTGCCTGGCTGCCGGGGCAACCGCAGCCCATCGGCTGTTG encodes:
- the xth gene encoding exodeoxyribonuclease III is translated as MAIWKFYSWNVNGYRAIWKKGFADWLADSDADAVFLQEIKTLPEQLDEESRHPVGYTGIWNPARVKKGYSGVAALHRKPPLSVSTGLPDERFQGEGRLVLLEYPAFYAVGVYFPNGQKDEERLRFKLEYYDAFLEYAETLRKSKPIVLCGDVNTAHTPIDLAHPDRNEKTSGFLPVEREWLDKFIARGWVDCFRMFNDGPGHYTWWAPWRNARERNVGWRIDYFFVTEDLANRVKDCWHATDVLGSDHCPVGLSIEVDD
- a CDS encoding fumarate reductase iron-sulfur subunit encodes the protein MARTLTFKVFRYNPQDPADAPHMDTFVLDETESMTLFIALNRIREEQDASLQFDFCCRAGVCGSCAMVVNGRPTLACHTKTADYPSEITLLPLPFFKLVGDLSVDTGTWFREMYQRVESWIHTDLDFDPNEQEERMENDVANAIYELDRCIECGCCVAACGTARMRQDFLGAVSLNRLARFIIDPRDKRTDAEYFEVIGNDQGIFGCMGLLACEDVCPKELPLQDQLGYLRRKAALTAIGRKGPKNPQLP
- a CDS encoding fumarate hydratase, which codes for MRTIQRDTVVDAVAKLCIDANRYLPADVRRAFEAAQANEDNPVAREVFRQLLENADLAEESGLPLCQDTGLAVLFVEVGENLVVEGGIRDAINEGVRKGYAEGFLRKSACDPFTRANTGDNTPAIIHFDLVPGESLKISFMAKGGGSENMSRVTMLAPSQGFEGIKNFILDRVAEAGPNPCPPILVGIGIGGTFENAAILSKKALLRELDDTHPDPEIAAKENELLGLINDLGIGPMGLGGKTTCLAVKIAMAPVHLASLPLAVNIQCHSARHKEVTL
- a CDS encoding fumarate reductase flavoprotein subunit, translating into MLTLYTDLLCIGAGLAGERCAVEAAGAGFEVICLSLVPARRSHSCCAQGGMQAALGNCAMGEGDCPDVHFQDTVKGSDWGCDQDVAWLFAETAPVEMRRLAHWGVPWNRVEPGVHTYYKGGKPFEKEELEENRGLIHARAFGGTAKWRTCYASDGTGHSVLYTMDNRAAQLGVQVHDRTEVISLIHDGENCLGAVARSLRTGELVVYLARATLIASGGFGRIYRNSTNAVINDGGAHIAALDTGMVPLGNMEAVQFHPTGIVPTDILVTEGCRGDGGTLLDKDLHRFMPDYEPEKAELASRDVVSRRMTEHMRKGKGVSTPYGDHLWLDIRHLGEKHIRTKLREVDEICQYFLGIDPVNALIPVRPTQHYSMGGVRTNRDGHAYGLTGLFSAGEAACWDMHGFNRLGGNSLAETVVAGGIVGQKIVEYLKGSEVSFPTGVVRDQVARDQERIEALINGENGSENVFDVREAMFDVLEYAAGIYRNGDDLERGVGELQEIHERANRIGLKTSGVGANPELALALKMPGMVRLALCVTYGALLRTESRGSHTREDFPERNDRDWLSRTLATWKDGASLPNLTYEEASPVYTIPPGERGYGGGKIIPRDAAKEEK
- a CDS encoding Fe-S-containing hydro-lyase; this encodes MAEYHLTTPLTDEDVTQLKSGDVVFISGTIYTARDAAHKRLVDALDRGEELPFDLKGAIVYYVGPTPPPPGRPIGSAGPTTSYRMDAYAPRLHSLGLKASIGKGRRNDEVKQALKDNTAVYFGATGGAGALLSQKIKAAEIVAYEDLGPEAIRALTVDEFPVTVINDSHGGELYVTAKR
- a CDS encoding ATP-binding protein, with translation MTTTINRPIIEIDEELCDGCGQCILGCAEGALAIVDGKARLVGEVLCDGLGACLGECPQGALKLVEREAPPFDEDAVEKRLEELKNAPQQPAQQPMGCGCPGSQAGRIERPAPTGGCPGAAAGAVQKTGAGQAPGTFESALEHWPVKLRLMNPQNPPFPQGSRLLLAADCAPVAHPALHGDLLPGKAVAIACPKFEDPQATLDKLAALFHAAEPSEVTVVRMEVPCCTGLSTIAHKAAELSGKNVAIKDMVLTRDGRLVPAEEHQPMTMRPGGIGPRPM
- a CDS encoding succinate dehydrogenase/fumarate reductase cytochrome b subunit is translated as MAHTAMDSAMPAKVSSKTAAYMDWAQMLTGAFLILFMWSHMILVSSVIIGPGAMNAIADFFERNGLAQVGGPIIGFLFLVHFVLAARKVPFRLDQQKVFVKHSRMLHHGDTWLWVIQAVSAMIILIMGAAHMWVVLTDLPITAAKSAARIQHWPWLLFYLVLLPLVELHVSIGFYRIGVKWGFIKRGNRSNGKKIERGLLIAFLVIGFVTLIRFLTLSPAAG